From Brienomyrus brachyistius isolate T26 chromosome 18, BBRACH_0.4, whole genome shotgun sequence, one genomic window encodes:
- the supt6h gene encoding transcription elongation factor SPT6 isoform X1 — protein sequence MSDFIESEAEESEEELEERDLKPKKTQKFMEVDDEEEEEENTEDQDEHGNLRGLIDDDVEEEEDEDLDASVGGDSDSGEEIGHRKRKRTYDDRLDDDDIDLIEENLGVKVKRQKFRRVRKMSDDEDEDDDDGREAHEKDLIADEIFTGDGGIEDGEHVDVALHPGDDEEEDDEESDIDDFIVDDDGQPLKKPKWRKKLPGYTDAALQEAQEIFGGDFDFAEFDAEGYDNVEEEEEDQDEESWDRPKKQAKKRVGRRSIFEIYEPSELESSHMTDQDNEIRSTDMPERFQLRSIPVRPAEEPELEEEAEWIYRSAFSTPTISMQESTDYLDRGTTSSFSRKGPSTIQKIKEALNFMRNQHFEVPFIAFYRKEYVEPELNINDLWKVWRWDEKWTQLKTRKQNLTRLFQKMQAFQFEQISADPDKPLADGIRPLDTADMERLKDVQSIEELSDVYNHFLLYYGRDIPKMQNTAKANKKKQKINKEISEDDGEQDAEAEEEEEEEEQKGPDLKLASRRDMYSICQSAGLDGLAKKFGLTPEQFGENLRDSYQRHETEQFPAEPLELAKDYVCSQFRTPEEVLEGTRYMVAMQIAREPLVRHVLRQTFQERAKINIKPTKKGKKDVDEAHYAYSFKYLKNKPVKELSGEQFLKMCLAEEEGLLTIDICIDLVGVKGYGADQTYFEEIKQFYYRDEFSHQVQEWNRQRTLAIERALQQFLYPQMAKELRNKLLAEAKDHIIKACSRKLYNWLKVAPYRPDQQVEEDDDLMDETQGKGIRVLGVAFASGRDTPVFCALINGEGEVADFLRLPHFLKRRNAWREDEREKKIQDIENLKKFLSSKKPQIVAVAGENRDAQMVIEDIKRTVSELEQESSLPAVGVELVDNELATLYMNSKKSEADFRDYPPLLRQAVSVARKIQDPLVEFAQVCSTDEDILCLKLHPLQEHVVKEELLNALYCEFINRVNEVGVDVNRALAHPYTQSLVQYVCGLGPRKGSHLLKILKQNNTRLENRTQLVTMCHMGPKVFINCAGFIKIDTASLGDSTDSYIEVLDGSRVHPETYEWARKMAVDALEYDESAEDANPAGALEEILENPERLKDLDLDAFAEELERQGYGNKGITLYDIRAELSCRYKDLRASYRPPNTEEVFNLLTKETPETFYIGKLITSVVTGIAHRRPQGESYDQAIRNDETGLWQCPFCQQDNFPELSEVWNHFDSGSCPGQAIGVRSRLDNGVTGFIPTKFLSDKVVKHPEDRVKVGMTVHCRIMKIDIEKFSVDLTCRTSDLMDKNNEWKLPKDTYYDFDTEAEDIKLDEEMKKKQQRTTYIKRVIAHPSFHNINFKQAEKMMESMDQGDVIIRPSSKGENHLTVTWKVADGIYQHVDVREEGKENAFSLGHTLWINNEEFEDLDEITARYVQPMAAFARDLLGHKYFQDCNGGDRKKMEELLLKTKKEKPTFIPYYVSACRDLPGKFLLGYQPRGKPRIEFVTITPDGFRYRAQIFPTVNGLFRWFKDHYQEPVPGITPSSSSRTRTPASVNATPANINIADLTRAVNALPRNMTSQMFNAIAAVTGQGQNPNATPAQWASSQYGYSAGSSGGGGGSSAYHVFATPAQQPMATPLMTPSYSFTTPSQQQQSMTTPQYPSSTPQSSHGHGHASSTPSSSSSSRVRTPQPKTSSHTAVDWGKMAEQWLQEKEAERRKQQHRVTPRPRPSPSPMIESTPMSVAGDATPLLDEMDR from the exons ATGTCCGACTTCATCGAAAGCGAGGCAGAGGAGTCGGAGGAGGAGCTTGAGGAAAGGGACCTGAAGCCCAAGAAGACGCAGAAATTTATGGAGGTGGATG atgaggaggaggaagaggagaataCTGAAGACCAGGACGAGCATGGAAATTTGCGCGGCCTGATCGATGATGAcgttgaggaggaagaggatgaagatcTGGACGCGAGTGTTGGTGGAGACAGTGACTCTGGGGAGGAAATTGGACATCGCAAACGAAAGCGAA CCTACGATGATCGCCTGGACGATGACGACATTGACCTCATTGAGGAGAACTTGGGAGTGAAAGTGAAGCGG CAGAAGTTCCGACGTGTGAGGAAAATGTCCGACGATGAAGATGAGGATGACGACGATGGCAGAGAAGCCCATGAGAAGGACTTGATCGCTGACGAGATCTTCACTGGTGATGGAGGAATCGAGGATGGGGAGCATGTCGACGTGGCCCTCCACCCAGGCGACGACGAGGAAGAGGACGATGAAGAATCAG ATATTGATGATTTCATTGTGGACGATGACGGACAGCCACTTAAGAAGCCGAAATGGCGCAAGAAGCTCCCAGGATACACTGACGC CGCCCTGCAGGAAGCCCAGGAAATCTTCGGTGGCGACTTTGACTTCGCAGAGTTTGATGCAGAAGGCTACGACAAcgtggaagaggaggaggaagaccaGGATGAAGAGTCCTGGGATCGGCCCAAGAAGCAGGCCAAGAAGCGCGTGGGCCGGCGCAGCATCTTTGAGATTTACGAGCCCAGTGAGCTGGAGAGTAGTCACATGACTGACCAGGACAACGAGATCCGCTCCACCGACATGCCGGAGAGGTTTCAG CTGCGTTCCATCCCAGTGAGACCTGCGGAGGAGCCAGAGTTGGAGGAGGAGGCAGAGTGGATCTACAGGAGTGCTTTCTCCACCCCCACCATCTCCATGCAG GAAAGTACTGATTACTTGGACCGGGGCACAACAAGCAGCTTCAGTAGGAAAGGACCCAGCACCATCCAGAAGATCAAGGAGGCCCTGAACTTCATGCGGAACCAGCACTTTGAG GTTCCATTTATAGCCTTCTACAGAAAAGAGTATGTGGAGCCTGAACTGAACATCAATGACCTGTGGAAGGTGTGGAGATGGGATGAGAAG TGGACCCAGCTGAAAACTCGCAAGCAGAATCTAACCCGCCTGTTTCAGAAGATGCAGGCCTTCCAGTTCGAGCAGATCTCTGCTGACCCAGACAAGCCCCTGGCAGATGGCATTCGGCCGCTGGACACTGCTGACATGGAGCG GCTAAAAGACGTCCAGTCTATCGAGGAGCTCAGTGACGTGTACAACCACTTCCTGCTGTACTACGGCCGCGACATCCCCAAGATGCAGAATACTGCCAAAGCCAACAAGAAGAAGCAGAAGATAAACAAGGAGATTTCAGAGGATGATG GTGAGCAGGATGCTGaggctgaggaggaggaggaagaggaggagcagaAGGGTCCAGACCTGAAGCTGGCTTCTCGCCGAGACATGTACAGCATTTGTCAGAGTGCCGGGCTGG ATGGCCTGGCCAAGAAGTTTGGTTTGACCCCTGAGCAGTTTGGAGAGAACCTGCGTGACAGCTACCAGCGTCACGAGACCGAGCAGTTTCCCGCTGAGCCCTTGGAGCTCGCCAAGGACTATGTGTGCAG CCAGTTCAGAACCCCTGAGGAAGTTTTGGAAGGTACACGCTACATGGTGGCTATGCAAATTGCCCGCGAGCCCCTGGTCAGACACGTCCTGCGGCAAACCTTCCAGGAGAGGGCCAAGATCAACATCAAGCCCACTAAGAAGGGCAAGAAG GATGTGGATGAAGCACACTATGCATACTCCTTCAAGTACCTGAAGAACAAACCTGTGAAGGAACTGAGTGGGGAGCAGTTCCTCAAGATGTGCCTCGCCGAGGAGGAGGGTCTGCTGACTATTGACATCTGCATTGACCTGGTGGGCGTCAAGGG GTATGGTGCTGACCAGACCTATTTTGAGGAGATCAAGCAGTTCTACTACAGGGATGAGTTCAGCCACCAGGTGCAGGAGTGGAACCGGCAGCGTACGCTGGCCATAGAACGTGCCCTGCAGCAGTTCCTCTACCCCCAGATGGCCAAGGAGCTGAGGAACAAGCTGCTAGCTGAGGCCAAGGATCACATCATCAAG GCATGCAGCAGGAAGCTGTACAACTGGCTGAAGGTGGCACCGTATCGGCCTGACCAGCAAGTAGAGGAGGATGACGACCTCATGGACGAGACTCAGGGAAAGGGTATTCGTGTTTTGGGGGTGGCATTTGCATCTGGCAG GGATACCCCAGTGTTCTGCGCACTTATAAATGGCGAAGGTGAGGTGGCTGACTTCCTGCGCCTCCCGCACTTCCTGAAGAGGAGAAATGCTTGGAGAGAAGATGAGCGGGAGAAGAAG ATCCAGGACATTGAAAACCTAAAGAAGTTCCTGAGTAGCAAGAAGCCTCAAATAGTGGCTGTGGCTGGAGAAAACAG GGACGCCCAAATGGTGATCGAGGACATCAAGCGAACTGTGAGCGAGTTGGAGCAGGAATCATCCCTCCCTGCAGTGGGTGTGGAGCTGGTGGACAATGAACTAGCGACACTCTACATGAACAGCAAGAAGTCTGAG GCAGACTTCAGGGACTACCCCCCTCTCCTGCGTCAGGCAGTCTCCGTAGCCAGAAAGATCCAGGACCCTCTCGTGGAGTTTGCCCAGGTTTGCAGCACTGACGAGGACATCCTGTGCCTCAAGCTACACCCACTGCAG GAGCATGTGGTGAAGGAGGAGTTGCTGAATGCGCTCTACTGCGAGTTCATTAATAGGGTCAACGAGGTGGGCGTGGATGTGAACCGGGCCCTGGCCCACCCATACACTCAAAGTTTGGTGCAGTACGTCTGTGGCTTGGGCCCCCGAAAGGGCTCCCATCTGCTTAAG ATTTTGAAACAGAATAACACTCGCCTGGAGAATCGTACCCAGCTTGTAACCATGTGTCACATGGGGCCCAAGGTCTTCATCAATTGTGCTGGCTTCATCAAAATCGACACCGCCTCCCTGGGAGACAG TACGGATTCGTACATCGAGGTCCTTGATGGATCTCGTGTGCACCCAGAGACCTATGAGTGGGCTCGCAAAATGGCAGTAGATGCACTGGAATATGATGAGTCTGCAGAAGATGCCAACCCTGCTGGTGCTCTGGAAGAGATCCTAGAGAATCCAGAGAGGCTAAAAGACCTGGATCTAGATGCCTTTGCTGAAGAGCTCGAGAGACAG GGCTATGGGAACAAGGGCATCACTCTGTATGACATCCGTGCCGAGCTCAGCTGCCGCTATAAGGACCTGAGGGCATCTTACCGGCCACCCAACACAGAGGAGGTTTTCAACCTCCTCACAAAGGAGACGCCGGAGACTTTCTACATTG GCAAGCTAATAACCAGTGTGGTGACCGGCATAGCGCACAGACGCCCGCAGGGGGAGAGTTATGACCAGGCAATCCGGAATGATGAAACTGGCTTATGGCAGTGCCCTTTCTGCCAGCAGGACAACTTCCCTGAGCTGAGCGAG GTATGGAACCACTTTGACAGTGGCTCGTGTCCCGGCCAGGCCATTGGCGTGCGATCCCGCTTGGACAATGGCGTCACTGGCTTTATTCCCACAAAGTTCCTTAGCGATAAGGTGGTGAAGCATCCAGAGGACAGGGTCAAG GTCGGAATGACCGTCCACTGTCGGATCATGAAGATCGACATTGAGAAGTTCAGCGTGGACCTCACCTGCCGAACATCAGACCTGATGGACAAAAACAATGAGTGGAAGCTGCCTAAGGATACCTACTATGATTTTGACACTGAGGCGGAGGACATCAAGCTGGATGAAGAAATGAAGAAGAAGCAACAGAGGACCA CCTATATCAAGCGGGTGATTGCTCACCCTTCCTTCCACAACATCAACTTCAAGCAGGCTGAGAAGATGATGGAGTCCATGGACCAGGGAGATGTTATCATCCGACCTAGCAGCAAGGGTGAGAATCATCTAACGGTCACTTGGAAGGTCGCCGATGGGATCTACCAGCATGTGGATGTGCGGGAAGAGGGCAAGGAGAATGCCTTCAGCCTTGGTCATACACTATGGATCAACAATGAG gaGTTTGAAGATCTGGATGAGATCACGGCCCGCTATGTTCAGCCCATGGCTGCATTCGCTCGTGACCTCCTAGGACACAAGTACTTCCAGGACTGTAACGGTGGAGACCGCAAG AAAATGGAGGAACTGCTGTTGAAGACCAAAAAGGAAAAGCCGACCTTCATCCCGTACTATGTGTCAGCATGCCGGGACCTTCCTGGCAAGTTCCTGTTGGGTTATCAGCCCCGCGGGAAGCcaag GATAGAGTTTGTGACCATCACACCCGATGGGTTCCGGTACCGGGCCCAGATATTCCCCACTGTAAACGGGCTCTTCCGTTGGTTCAAAGACCATTACCAGGAGCCTGTTCCAG GCATTActcccagcagcagcagccgaaCCCGGACTCCGGCATCGGTCAATGCTACACCCGCTAACATCAACATTGCAG ACCTGACCCGGGCAGTAAATGCCCTCCCCAGAAACATGACCTCCCAGATGTTCAACGCTATCGCCGCGGTGACCGGACAGGGCCAGAATCCCAACGCCACGCCAGCGCAGTGGGCCTCCAGCCAGTATGGTTACAGCGCGGGCAGCAGCGGTGGTGGCGGGGGCAGCAGCGCCTACCAT GTGTTCGCCACCCCGGCTCAGCAGCCCATGGCCACGCCCCTCATGACCCCCAGCTACTCGTTCACCACACCCAGCCAGCAGCAGCAGTCTATGACCACGCCCCAGTACCCTAGCTCCACCCCCCAGTCCTCGCATGGCCATGGACACGCCTCATCCACACCTTCCTCGTCGTCGTCGTCACGCGTCAGGACACCGCAGCCGAA GACCAGCAGCCACACTGCGGTGGACTGGGGCAAGATGGCGGAGCAGTGGCTGCAGGAGAAGGAGGCGGAGCGCCGAAAGCAGCAGCACCGTGTGACTCCCCGGCCGCGACCCTCACCCAGCCCCATGATTGAGAGCACGCCCATGTCTGTGGCCGGCGATGCCACACCCCTGCTGGACGAGATGGACCGATAG
- the supt6h gene encoding transcription elongation factor SPT6 isoform X2, giving the protein MSDFIESEAEESEEELEERDLKPKKTQKFMEVDDEEEEEENTEDQDEHGNLRGLIDDDVEEEEDEDLDASVGGDSDSGEEIGHRKRKRTYDDRLDDDDIDLIEENLGVKVKRKFRRVRKMSDDEDEDDDDGREAHEKDLIADEIFTGDGGIEDGEHVDVALHPGDDEEEDDEESDIDDFIVDDDGQPLKKPKWRKKLPGYTDAALQEAQEIFGGDFDFAEFDAEGYDNVEEEEEDQDEESWDRPKKQAKKRVGRRSIFEIYEPSELESSHMTDQDNEIRSTDMPERFQLRSIPVRPAEEPELEEEAEWIYRSAFSTPTISMQESTDYLDRGTTSSFSRKGPSTIQKIKEALNFMRNQHFEVPFIAFYRKEYVEPELNINDLWKVWRWDEKWTQLKTRKQNLTRLFQKMQAFQFEQISADPDKPLADGIRPLDTADMERLKDVQSIEELSDVYNHFLLYYGRDIPKMQNTAKANKKKQKINKEISEDDGEQDAEAEEEEEEEEQKGPDLKLASRRDMYSICQSAGLDGLAKKFGLTPEQFGENLRDSYQRHETEQFPAEPLELAKDYVCSQFRTPEEVLEGTRYMVAMQIAREPLVRHVLRQTFQERAKINIKPTKKGKKDVDEAHYAYSFKYLKNKPVKELSGEQFLKMCLAEEEGLLTIDICIDLVGVKGYGADQTYFEEIKQFYYRDEFSHQVQEWNRQRTLAIERALQQFLYPQMAKELRNKLLAEAKDHIIKACSRKLYNWLKVAPYRPDQQVEEDDDLMDETQGKGIRVLGVAFASGRDTPVFCALINGEGEVADFLRLPHFLKRRNAWREDEREKKIQDIENLKKFLSSKKPQIVAVAGENRDAQMVIEDIKRTVSELEQESSLPAVGVELVDNELATLYMNSKKSEADFRDYPPLLRQAVSVARKIQDPLVEFAQVCSTDEDILCLKLHPLQEHVVKEELLNALYCEFINRVNEVGVDVNRALAHPYTQSLVQYVCGLGPRKGSHLLKILKQNNTRLENRTQLVTMCHMGPKVFINCAGFIKIDTASLGDSTDSYIEVLDGSRVHPETYEWARKMAVDALEYDESAEDANPAGALEEILENPERLKDLDLDAFAEELERQGYGNKGITLYDIRAELSCRYKDLRASYRPPNTEEVFNLLTKETPETFYIGKLITSVVTGIAHRRPQGESYDQAIRNDETGLWQCPFCQQDNFPELSEVWNHFDSGSCPGQAIGVRSRLDNGVTGFIPTKFLSDKVVKHPEDRVKVGMTVHCRIMKIDIEKFSVDLTCRTSDLMDKNNEWKLPKDTYYDFDTEAEDIKLDEEMKKKQQRTTYIKRVIAHPSFHNINFKQAEKMMESMDQGDVIIRPSSKGENHLTVTWKVADGIYQHVDVREEGKENAFSLGHTLWINNEEFEDLDEITARYVQPMAAFARDLLGHKYFQDCNGGDRKKMEELLLKTKKEKPTFIPYYVSACRDLPGKFLLGYQPRGKPRIEFVTITPDGFRYRAQIFPTVNGLFRWFKDHYQEPVPGITPSSSSRTRTPASVNATPANINIADLTRAVNALPRNMTSQMFNAIAAVTGQGQNPNATPAQWASSQYGYSAGSSGGGGGSSAYHVFATPAQQPMATPLMTPSYSFTTPSQQQQSMTTPQYPSSTPQSSHGHGHASSTPSSSSSSRVRTPQPKTSSHTAVDWGKMAEQWLQEKEAERRKQQHRVTPRPRPSPSPMIESTPMSVAGDATPLLDEMDR; this is encoded by the exons ATGTCCGACTTCATCGAAAGCGAGGCAGAGGAGTCGGAGGAGGAGCTTGAGGAAAGGGACCTGAAGCCCAAGAAGACGCAGAAATTTATGGAGGTGGATG atgaggaggaggaagaggagaataCTGAAGACCAGGACGAGCATGGAAATTTGCGCGGCCTGATCGATGATGAcgttgaggaggaagaggatgaagatcTGGACGCGAGTGTTGGTGGAGACAGTGACTCTGGGGAGGAAATTGGACATCGCAAACGAAAGCGAA CCTACGATGATCGCCTGGACGATGACGACATTGACCTCATTGAGGAGAACTTGGGAGTGAAAGTGAAGCGG AAGTTCCGACGTGTGAGGAAAATGTCCGACGATGAAGATGAGGATGACGACGATGGCAGAGAAGCCCATGAGAAGGACTTGATCGCTGACGAGATCTTCACTGGTGATGGAGGAATCGAGGATGGGGAGCATGTCGACGTGGCCCTCCACCCAGGCGACGACGAGGAAGAGGACGATGAAGAATCAG ATATTGATGATTTCATTGTGGACGATGACGGACAGCCACTTAAGAAGCCGAAATGGCGCAAGAAGCTCCCAGGATACACTGACGC CGCCCTGCAGGAAGCCCAGGAAATCTTCGGTGGCGACTTTGACTTCGCAGAGTTTGATGCAGAAGGCTACGACAAcgtggaagaggaggaggaagaccaGGATGAAGAGTCCTGGGATCGGCCCAAGAAGCAGGCCAAGAAGCGCGTGGGCCGGCGCAGCATCTTTGAGATTTACGAGCCCAGTGAGCTGGAGAGTAGTCACATGACTGACCAGGACAACGAGATCCGCTCCACCGACATGCCGGAGAGGTTTCAG CTGCGTTCCATCCCAGTGAGACCTGCGGAGGAGCCAGAGTTGGAGGAGGAGGCAGAGTGGATCTACAGGAGTGCTTTCTCCACCCCCACCATCTCCATGCAG GAAAGTACTGATTACTTGGACCGGGGCACAACAAGCAGCTTCAGTAGGAAAGGACCCAGCACCATCCAGAAGATCAAGGAGGCCCTGAACTTCATGCGGAACCAGCACTTTGAG GTTCCATTTATAGCCTTCTACAGAAAAGAGTATGTGGAGCCTGAACTGAACATCAATGACCTGTGGAAGGTGTGGAGATGGGATGAGAAG TGGACCCAGCTGAAAACTCGCAAGCAGAATCTAACCCGCCTGTTTCAGAAGATGCAGGCCTTCCAGTTCGAGCAGATCTCTGCTGACCCAGACAAGCCCCTGGCAGATGGCATTCGGCCGCTGGACACTGCTGACATGGAGCG GCTAAAAGACGTCCAGTCTATCGAGGAGCTCAGTGACGTGTACAACCACTTCCTGCTGTACTACGGCCGCGACATCCCCAAGATGCAGAATACTGCCAAAGCCAACAAGAAGAAGCAGAAGATAAACAAGGAGATTTCAGAGGATGATG GTGAGCAGGATGCTGaggctgaggaggaggaggaagaggaggagcagaAGGGTCCAGACCTGAAGCTGGCTTCTCGCCGAGACATGTACAGCATTTGTCAGAGTGCCGGGCTGG ATGGCCTGGCCAAGAAGTTTGGTTTGACCCCTGAGCAGTTTGGAGAGAACCTGCGTGACAGCTACCAGCGTCACGAGACCGAGCAGTTTCCCGCTGAGCCCTTGGAGCTCGCCAAGGACTATGTGTGCAG CCAGTTCAGAACCCCTGAGGAAGTTTTGGAAGGTACACGCTACATGGTGGCTATGCAAATTGCCCGCGAGCCCCTGGTCAGACACGTCCTGCGGCAAACCTTCCAGGAGAGGGCCAAGATCAACATCAAGCCCACTAAGAAGGGCAAGAAG GATGTGGATGAAGCACACTATGCATACTCCTTCAAGTACCTGAAGAACAAACCTGTGAAGGAACTGAGTGGGGAGCAGTTCCTCAAGATGTGCCTCGCCGAGGAGGAGGGTCTGCTGACTATTGACATCTGCATTGACCTGGTGGGCGTCAAGGG GTATGGTGCTGACCAGACCTATTTTGAGGAGATCAAGCAGTTCTACTACAGGGATGAGTTCAGCCACCAGGTGCAGGAGTGGAACCGGCAGCGTACGCTGGCCATAGAACGTGCCCTGCAGCAGTTCCTCTACCCCCAGATGGCCAAGGAGCTGAGGAACAAGCTGCTAGCTGAGGCCAAGGATCACATCATCAAG GCATGCAGCAGGAAGCTGTACAACTGGCTGAAGGTGGCACCGTATCGGCCTGACCAGCAAGTAGAGGAGGATGACGACCTCATGGACGAGACTCAGGGAAAGGGTATTCGTGTTTTGGGGGTGGCATTTGCATCTGGCAG GGATACCCCAGTGTTCTGCGCACTTATAAATGGCGAAGGTGAGGTGGCTGACTTCCTGCGCCTCCCGCACTTCCTGAAGAGGAGAAATGCTTGGAGAGAAGATGAGCGGGAGAAGAAG ATCCAGGACATTGAAAACCTAAAGAAGTTCCTGAGTAGCAAGAAGCCTCAAATAGTGGCTGTGGCTGGAGAAAACAG GGACGCCCAAATGGTGATCGAGGACATCAAGCGAACTGTGAGCGAGTTGGAGCAGGAATCATCCCTCCCTGCAGTGGGTGTGGAGCTGGTGGACAATGAACTAGCGACACTCTACATGAACAGCAAGAAGTCTGAG GCAGACTTCAGGGACTACCCCCCTCTCCTGCGTCAGGCAGTCTCCGTAGCCAGAAAGATCCAGGACCCTCTCGTGGAGTTTGCCCAGGTTTGCAGCACTGACGAGGACATCCTGTGCCTCAAGCTACACCCACTGCAG GAGCATGTGGTGAAGGAGGAGTTGCTGAATGCGCTCTACTGCGAGTTCATTAATAGGGTCAACGAGGTGGGCGTGGATGTGAACCGGGCCCTGGCCCACCCATACACTCAAAGTTTGGTGCAGTACGTCTGTGGCTTGGGCCCCCGAAAGGGCTCCCATCTGCTTAAG ATTTTGAAACAGAATAACACTCGCCTGGAGAATCGTACCCAGCTTGTAACCATGTGTCACATGGGGCCCAAGGTCTTCATCAATTGTGCTGGCTTCATCAAAATCGACACCGCCTCCCTGGGAGACAG TACGGATTCGTACATCGAGGTCCTTGATGGATCTCGTGTGCACCCAGAGACCTATGAGTGGGCTCGCAAAATGGCAGTAGATGCACTGGAATATGATGAGTCTGCAGAAGATGCCAACCCTGCTGGTGCTCTGGAAGAGATCCTAGAGAATCCAGAGAGGCTAAAAGACCTGGATCTAGATGCCTTTGCTGAAGAGCTCGAGAGACAG GGCTATGGGAACAAGGGCATCACTCTGTATGACATCCGTGCCGAGCTCAGCTGCCGCTATAAGGACCTGAGGGCATCTTACCGGCCACCCAACACAGAGGAGGTTTTCAACCTCCTCACAAAGGAGACGCCGGAGACTTTCTACATTG GCAAGCTAATAACCAGTGTGGTGACCGGCATAGCGCACAGACGCCCGCAGGGGGAGAGTTATGACCAGGCAATCCGGAATGATGAAACTGGCTTATGGCAGTGCCCTTTCTGCCAGCAGGACAACTTCCCTGAGCTGAGCGAG GTATGGAACCACTTTGACAGTGGCTCGTGTCCCGGCCAGGCCATTGGCGTGCGATCCCGCTTGGACAATGGCGTCACTGGCTTTATTCCCACAAAGTTCCTTAGCGATAAGGTGGTGAAGCATCCAGAGGACAGGGTCAAG GTCGGAATGACCGTCCACTGTCGGATCATGAAGATCGACATTGAGAAGTTCAGCGTGGACCTCACCTGCCGAACATCAGACCTGATGGACAAAAACAATGAGTGGAAGCTGCCTAAGGATACCTACTATGATTTTGACACTGAGGCGGAGGACATCAAGCTGGATGAAGAAATGAAGAAGAAGCAACAGAGGACCA CCTATATCAAGCGGGTGATTGCTCACCCTTCCTTCCACAACATCAACTTCAAGCAGGCTGAGAAGATGATGGAGTCCATGGACCAGGGAGATGTTATCATCCGACCTAGCAGCAAGGGTGAGAATCATCTAACGGTCACTTGGAAGGTCGCCGATGGGATCTACCAGCATGTGGATGTGCGGGAAGAGGGCAAGGAGAATGCCTTCAGCCTTGGTCATACACTATGGATCAACAATGAG gaGTTTGAAGATCTGGATGAGATCACGGCCCGCTATGTTCAGCCCATGGCTGCATTCGCTCGTGACCTCCTAGGACACAAGTACTTCCAGGACTGTAACGGTGGAGACCGCAAG AAAATGGAGGAACTGCTGTTGAAGACCAAAAAGGAAAAGCCGACCTTCATCCCGTACTATGTGTCAGCATGCCGGGACCTTCCTGGCAAGTTCCTGTTGGGTTATCAGCCCCGCGGGAAGCcaag GATAGAGTTTGTGACCATCACACCCGATGGGTTCCGGTACCGGGCCCAGATATTCCCCACTGTAAACGGGCTCTTCCGTTGGTTCAAAGACCATTACCAGGAGCCTGTTCCAG GCATTActcccagcagcagcagccgaaCCCGGACTCCGGCATCGGTCAATGCTACACCCGCTAACATCAACATTGCAG ACCTGACCCGGGCAGTAAATGCCCTCCCCAGAAACATGACCTCCCAGATGTTCAACGCTATCGCCGCGGTGACCGGACAGGGCCAGAATCCCAACGCCACGCCAGCGCAGTGGGCCTCCAGCCAGTATGGTTACAGCGCGGGCAGCAGCGGTGGTGGCGGGGGCAGCAGCGCCTACCAT GTGTTCGCCACCCCGGCTCAGCAGCCCATGGCCACGCCCCTCATGACCCCCAGCTACTCGTTCACCACACCCAGCCAGCAGCAGCAGTCTATGACCACGCCCCAGTACCCTAGCTCCACCCCCCAGTCCTCGCATGGCCATGGACACGCCTCATCCACACCTTCCTCGTCGTCGTCGTCACGCGTCAGGACACCGCAGCCGAA GACCAGCAGCCACACTGCGGTGGACTGGGGCAAGATGGCGGAGCAGTGGCTGCAGGAGAAGGAGGCGGAGCGCCGAAAGCAGCAGCACCGTGTGACTCCCCGGCCGCGACCCTCACCCAGCCCCATGATTGAGAGCACGCCCATGTCTGTGGCCGGCGATGCCACACCCCTGCTGGACGAGATGGACCGATAG
- the zgc:174895 gene encoding adenine phosphoribosyltransferase: MDALAVPEDRPRGWYLSLMAPNTKGPRFAWLDPSRLYCNHQALSDCVTDLLQPFQNTSIDLVAGIDAMGFILGSAIATRLGKGFLAIRKAGHLCVQTKEQAYKDYSSCQKLMEVRLDVLRAGLNVLLVDQWIETGGTMKAAITLVEKLGATVVGVAAIAIENSNGGRWIKDNYTSSHCVPDELQAQIDRQDLDSFKSFGSRGSASGPEGMSSPVGGNLISTL, encoded by the exons ATGGACGCGCTGGCCGTGCCAGAAGACCGGCCGAGAGGCTGGTATCTTTCGCTTATGGCTCCCAACACCAAGGGTCCCAGGTTCGCTTGGCTGGACCCATCTCGGCTTTATTGCAACCACCAG GCTCTCTCCGACTGTGTGACAGACCTACTTCAGCCTTTCCAAAACACGTCCATCGATCTGGTGGCCGGGATCGATGCCATGGGGTTCATTCTAG gctcagCCATAGCCACCCGCTTGGGGAAGGGCTTCCTGGCTATCAGGAAGGCAGGTCACCTCTGCGTGCAGACGAAGGAGCAGGCCTACAAGGACTACTCCAGCTGCCAGAAGCTCATGGAGGTGCGTCTGGACGTGCTGAGAGCAG GCCTGAATGTGCTGCTCGTGGACCAGTGGATCGAGACCGGAGGCACCATGAAGGCGGCCATCACCCTGGTGGAGAAGTTAGGCGCCACCGTCGTTG GTGTAGCCGCCATCGCCATCGAAAACAGCAATGGGGGGCGTTGGATCAAAGACAACTACACATCGTCACACTGTGTCCCGGATGAGCTGCAAGCCCAGATTGACAGGCAGGACCTGGACTCCTTCAAGAGCTTTGGCAGCAGGGGCAGTGCCAGTGGCCCAGAGGGCATGTCTTCTCCTGTGGGTGGGAACCTGATCTCCACATTATGA